ACTACTTGCACGGAGAAACCATTACCCTTTGCCTTGCCGACTCAATCATGTGCTGCCCTCAATTGCTCTGACACATACAATAGCTGTGGAACGTTCGCGACTTGGAGAACCCATTGACAAACACCCCTCATATTTTGCCCGGGCGCCAGAACACAAACAACCTTGTGTCGGCCGTTTTTAGTGATCGACACATTGGGGTTACTGCACAGCCCCACATTCATCATATGTTGAGCACCCTAGGATTTGGTTCTTTGGAGGAGCTTTCAACGGCTGCCCTGCCAAAATCCATCTACACCACTGAGCCAATGAAGCTGCAGGCTGCCGTGTCGGAAGAGGCCATGCTCGCCGAATTGAAGGAGTTGGCGGGAAAAAACACCGTCAACAAGTCCTTCATCGGCCAGGGCTACTACGGCACGCACACTCCCGGTGTGATTCAGCGCAATGTGCTGGAGAGCCCCGCCTGGTACACGGCCTACACGCCCTACCAGCCCGAAATTTCCCAGGGCCGCCTCGAGGCGCTGCTGAACTTCCAGACCGTTGTGGCCGATCTCACAGGCATGGTCACCGCCAACGCGTCCATGTTGGATGAGGGCACGGCCGCCGCCGAAGCCGTGGCCCTGATGCGCCGCACCAACCGCACCGCATCGGTCGACGCCGTCCTGCTGATTGACGCCGATGTCTTCCCGCAGACCCTCGCCGTGGTCAACACCCGCGCCAAGGCCATGGGCATCCCCGTGCGCTCCCACAATTTCGACGCCGGACTCCCAGACGGTGAGTTCTTTGGCGTGCTCCTGCAATACCCCGGCGATTCCGGCCGGATCCGCGACATCGCCCCCGTGATTGCCGCCGCCCACGAGAAGAAGGCCGTGGTCGCAGTGTCCGCCGACCTGCTGGCACTGACCCTGCTGGAATCTCCCGGCGAGCTCGGCGCAGACCTGGCCGTGGGCACCTCACAGCGTTTCGGCGTGCCCATGGGCTTCGGCGGACCGCACGCCGGCTACATGACCGTCCGCGAGGGCCTGGAACGTTCCCTGCCCGGACGCCTGGTGGGCGTCTCCAAGGACGCCGCCGGCAACCAGGCCTACCGCCTGGCCCTGCAGACCCGCGAGCAGCACATCCGCCGCGAGAAGGCCACCTCCAACATCTGCACCGCCCAGGTGCTGCTGGCCGTCATGGCCGGCATGTACGCCGTCTACCACGGCCCCGAAGGGCTGAAGCGGATCGCCACCCGCGTCCACGCCATGGCCCAGGCCGTGGCGGAAGCCGCAACGGCGGCAGGCCACACCGTGGTCCACGCCAACTACTTTGACACCGTGAAGGTCCGCATCGCCGCCGGCAGCGGACACTCTGCCGCCGAACTCGTTGCCGCCGCCCACAAAGCCGGCTACCTGCTGCGCCAGGTGGACCACGAGCACCTGCAGATCGCCGTGGACGAGACCACCACGGACGCCGACGTCGCCGCTCTGGCCCGGTTGCTCGGTGCCCAGGCTGCCGGCACCCAGGCGCCGGAAACCGCGAAGGATGCGGCCGCCGTCGTGCTTCCCACACCGTCCCGGGCTACCGCCTACATGGAAAATTCCGTGTTTCAGGCGCACAACTCCGAGACCCAGATGCTGCGCTACCTGCGCAAGCTCTCCGACGCCGACTATGCGCTGGACCGTGGCATGATCCCGCTGGGTTCGTGCACCATGAAGCTGAACGCGACCGCCGAGATGGCCGCCGTGACCTGGCCGGAGTTCTCCAAGCTGCACCCGTTCGCGCCTGCCACCGACACGGTGGGCATTGTGGAAATGGCCACGCAGCTGGAGGCCTGGCTGGCCGAGATCACCGGCTACGACGCCGTCTCCGTCCAGCCCAACGCCGGTTCGCAGGGCGAATTTGCCGGGCTTATGGCCATCCGCGCCTACCATGTTGAGAACGGCAACCCGGACCGTGACATCGTCCTGATCCCCACCTCGGCGCACGGCACGAACGCCGCCTCCGCCGTCATGGCCGGGCTGAAGGTTGTCCCGGTCGCCACGGACGGTTTTGGCAACGTCGACATGGACGACCTCAAGCGCCAGATCACCATCCATGAAAATGATCTTGCCGCCATCATGGTCACCTACCCCTCGACGCACGGCGTGTTTGAGACGGAGATCAGCAACATTTGCGCCATGATTCACGACGCCGGAGGGCAGGTTTACGTTGACGGCGCCAACCTCAACGCCTTGGTCGGTCTGGCCCAACCGGGCAAGTTTGGTGCCGACGTTTCCCACCTGAACCTGCACAAGACGTTCTGCATCCCGCATGGCGGCGGCGGACCCGGAGTGGGACCCGTCGCTGTTGGTGCGCACCTGGCCAAGCACCTCCCCGCCCGCGAGCTCGGAGCCGACACCTCGGTGGGCCTGGTTTCCAGCGCACCGTATGGTTCGGCGTCGATCCTTCCGATCTCGTGGGCGTACATCCGCATGATGGGCCCGGATGGCCTGCGCCTGGCCACCCAGACCGCGATCCTGTCCGCGAACTACATTGCCCGCCGCCTCAGCGAGCACTTCCCGGTGCTGTACACCGGCGCCAACGACCTCGTGGCGCACGAATGCATCCTGGACCTGCGCGGCATCACTGCCGACTCGGGCGTCACCGTGGACGATGTGGCCAAGCGCCTCATCGACTACGGCTTCCACGCACCCACCATGTCCTTCCCCGTGGCCGGCACCTTGATGGTGGAGCCTACCGAGTCGGAAGACCTGGGTGAGATCGACAGGTTCATCAACGCGATGATCGCCATCCGCAAGGAAATTGCCGCAGTCCAGGACGGTTTGTGGCCGGCCGGGGACAACCCCTTGGTCAACGCCCCGCACACCGCCCAGAGCATCACGCAGGAGTGGGAACACCCGTACAGCCGTGAAGAGGCAGTCTTCCCGGCA
This genomic interval from Arthrobacter sp. PAMC 25486 contains the following:
- the gcvP gene encoding aminomethyl-transferring glycine dehydrogenase produces the protein MSAVFSDRHIGVTAQPHIHHMLSTLGFGSLEELSTAALPKSIYTTEPMKLQAAVSEEAMLAELKELAGKNTVNKSFIGQGYYGTHTPGVIQRNVLESPAWYTAYTPYQPEISQGRLEALLNFQTVVADLTGMVTANASMLDEGTAAAEAVALMRRTNRTASVDAVLLIDADVFPQTLAVVNTRAKAMGIPVRSHNFDAGLPDGEFFGVLLQYPGDSGRIRDIAPVIAAAHEKKAVVAVSADLLALTLLESPGELGADLAVGTSQRFGVPMGFGGPHAGYMTVREGLERSLPGRLVGVSKDAAGNQAYRLALQTREQHIRREKATSNICTAQVLLAVMAGMYAVYHGPEGLKRIATRVHAMAQAVAEAATAAGHTVVHANYFDTVKVRIAAGSGHSAAELVAAAHKAGYLLRQVDHEHLQIAVDETTTDADVAALARLLGAQAAGTQAPETAKDAAAVVLPTPSRATAYMENSVFQAHNSETQMLRYLRKLSDADYALDRGMIPLGSCTMKLNATAEMAAVTWPEFSKLHPFAPATDTVGIVEMATQLEAWLAEITGYDAVSVQPNAGSQGEFAGLMAIRAYHVENGNPDRDIVLIPTSAHGTNAASAVMAGLKVVPVATDGFGNVDMDDLKRQITIHENDLAAIMVTYPSTHGVFETEISNICAMIHDAGGQVYVDGANLNALVGLAQPGKFGADVSHLNLHKTFCIPHGGGGPGVGPVAVGAHLAKHLPARELGADTSVGLVSSAPYGSASILPISWAYIRMMGPDGLRLATQTAILSANYIARRLSEHFPVLYTGANDLVAHECILDLRGITADSGVTVDDVAKRLIDYGFHAPTMSFPVAGTLMVEPTESEDLGEIDRFINAMIAIRKEIAAVQDGLWPAGDNPLVNAPHTAQSITQEWEHPYSREEAVFPAGVDPRAKYWPVVRRIDQAYGDRNLVCSCPSLEELAEVF